From a region of the Etheostoma cragini isolate CJK2018 chromosome 22, CSU_Ecrag_1.0, whole genome shotgun sequence genome:
- the si:ch211-285f17.1 gene encoding sickle tail protein homolog isoform X7, translated as MSKASRLARPPSIGSRSKLPSPRKECPGTAGRARVLSVGEKLMRAGSDGILSRQKSIKATMPQHKAQSETQTETPAPSHGPAERGQNMETVPPKSKISSTKGSSQHQGSVHKQTKSNLKVTYPEEAQHVSRRQASPNGTAPSRGDAKGSRTVPRRHTLGGARSSQEILAMQPSDMDKKREAFLEHLKQKYPHHASAIMGHQERLREQSLQGMLSSLHSELDIQRYLMKIQLPHRSRSPKHGPQHSIGDQVDHLSLASLESLDAMSDADVPTAFTRGSRIRASLPVVRSTNQTKDRSLGVLYLQYGDETKQIRMPNEITSIDTIRALFVSAFSQQLTMKMLESPSVAVYVKDDMRNMYYELTDVRNITDHSCLKVYHKDPAQAFSHGPRPANSDARIHSEMVHAGRDGPQPLRQPPMGPPSHHPMQGALPPTPQSMPPSPSRIPFGPRQGSIPGNATIPRDRLTNTNPPARSISPCPSAILERRDVKPDEDIGGKSHSLSRGNEGLYADPYLLQDGRISMATTHGPHPSPGLDGPDHGMGGFHRASIRSTSSYSGPSPTDTMDHPSLYRQKSRNSQLPTLGSKTPPPSPHRMAEVRIIDIQCGSPHGVPPHGGPPHGGPPHGVPPHGVLMERSSPVRQSFRKEDMAGNKPRSNMGSPTVSDLQGHLQGPIPAANEHHTRVRMKAMEQQIASLTGLVQHALLKEPNTSGTKELLSERPPKTSSPAHSAHSSGGSPVLAPKSSRAPSDKGPVPLKVNLLQFRKNVSDLRMQLHQMKQLQLQNQEALRVQLKRAEQEISVRLAEAMRGLEDPVQRQRALVEEDRHKYLGLEEHVLIQLGELEQYVGSLQKVSAETHRVVTLKDLEEGAVTLRKVGESLAGLKGEFPALQTRMGSVLRVEVEAVKFLKEEPHKLDSMLKRVKSLTDTLSSLKRCAIEGPQKGPDPSANVQVDNSLSAAAEALAEAGSTSAPLEPQSSTIKSEVMPASPVVIHHVQSSRVHMQQSQQSAALTVQPSPPLTPSPSHTPSPNPSKSQGWESPNGAASDPPSPGHHKKPQGYPVNNGNGTGLVIEELQNSQDKSKNRALCIKAAEKEWEERRQNMGHYDGKEFEKILLEAQANMMKGIPSLDVQENPALHPAVTAEQADIHKPVESPTEEPLSMPKSDESGKKGPQKPTNPLLEKPAKPALERPSKTATKPAPTESFTKQGTEKSIKSPPPPPPRKTYSSSSSGMTTTRSGEVVYTSRKESISAQEGEVDPPPQSPQPKPNKVPPETKPKPATPPPITASVIGEEEDEGDKIMAELQSSEPTREDKDPDTDENGNTTVRQSQGVIYYVTGQIPKEPPPSGTEETPEHREPTQPPSQVSNVNVNDNSSSQQQPPLSPPPKSPPPISPKPVGLKGFKLPRKQVKRSESLKTSAEKEKGKILNKINNEKKSKVIQKHVSTSENIIPEPVAITPPSTIREVPKSSVALSEDIDPLKANCEEGNDEASLSPDLPGEEAPPPPDNIAFMITNTKVQALSCGEYQELVNAKKGSVQTVTVGSATNQAYSTADHNGPQDNGFNKKPVIIIFDEPMDIRSAYKRLSTVFECEEELDRMLAAECIEEESEESDTERSGGPQVKAGGTEVVDGINVSTSQVTADHFDILPSSSSSILESNGDAKQDVKKKFKFKFPKKQLAALTQAIRTGTKSGKKTLQVVVYEDEEEPDGTVKQHKEAKRYEITRSKSLADAPKATGSVALKRQNSDSLYRTDEIRKNTYKTLDSLEQTIKQLETTISEMGPCSPGEPVCTEEAKAGNGKSSEGVGLKRSSSLPTSRASGPKVPSKNFLQKKPKPQLLPRPVVIPTTTTTTVPSVPSTVQQIPLQNTSVASPTSRMPVPLSAKSRQSPGTTDKAGKQQKLQDAQRQFRQANGSAKRVGGDHKTTSPTIPTSKIPAFYPSSTKGSSQSAPNSDATNPINSSSSSSSSSSSSVTKSSLLSFHTPRSGSQPSSHIPSLSNGSLKLPTPSQHTGKALSFSSQTQNGRVHSSSSFSSSSSSPSPLSPTPLGPGGKSIRTIHTPSFTSYRSHNGSSGKSCIPTATAAKDTT; from the exons TCTTTACAGGGCATGCTCTCCTCCCTTCACTCTGAACTTGACATTCAGAGGTACCTGATGAAAATCCAATTGCCCCACAGA AGCAGAAGCCCAAAGCACGGCCCCCAGCACAGCATCGGCGACCAGGTTGACCACCTATCCTTGGCCTCCCTGGAGTCGTTGGACGCCATGTCTGATGCCGACGTACCTACAGCCTTTACCCGCGGTAGCCGGATTCGTGCTAGCCTGCCCGTGGTGCGGTCAACCAACCAGACAAAGGACCGATCGCTTG GTGTGCTGTACCTGCAGTACGGGGACGAGACCAAACAGATCCGCATGCCTAATGAGATCACCAGCATTGACACTATCAGAGCTTTGTTTGTTAGTGCCTTCTCGCAGCAGCTGACTATGAAGATGTTGGAGTCACCAAGCGTCGCCGTCTACGTCAAAGATGACATGAGAAATATGTATTATGAGCTCACTGATGTCAG GAACATCACGGATCACTCCTGCCTGAAGGTCTACCACAAAGACCCAGCACAGGCGTTCAGCCACGGGCCAAGACCTGCCAACAGCGATGCCAGG ATCCACAGTGAGATGGTGCATGCCGGTCGTGATGGCCCTCAACCTCTGAGACAGCCCCCCATGGGTCCCCCATCACACCACCCAATGCAGGGAGCACTTCCCCCGACTCCCCAGTCCATGCCCCCATCCCCCTCCAGAATCCCATTTGGCCCACGGCAAGGCTCTATACCTGGCAATGCCACTATCCCAAGGGACCGGCTGACTAATACCAACCCTCCGGCTCGCTCTATCTCACCCTGTCCCAGCGCCATTCTGGAGAGACGGGATGTCAAGCCAGATGAGGACATAGGTGGGAAAAGCCACAGTCTTTCCAGGGGAAATGAGGGGCTGTATGCAGACCCGTACTTGCTCCAAGACGGAAGAATTAGTATGGCTACTACCCATGGACCACACCCCAGCCCTGGTCTTGATGGTCCAGATCATGGCATGGGGGGATTTCACCGTGCCTCAATCCGCTCCACAAGCTCTTACAGCGGGCCCAGCCCCACAGACACTATGGATCACCCCTCTCTGTACAGGCAGAAGTCCAGAAACAGCCAGCTACCTACTTTGGGCTCCAAGactcctcccccatcccctcaCCGGATGGCTGAGGTACGGATAATTGACATCCAGTGCGGGTCTCCTCATGGTGTGCCACCTCATGGCGGGCCTCCTCATGGCGGGCCTCCTCATGGTGTACCACCCCATGGCGTTCTCATGGAGAGAAGCTCACCTGTGCGCCAGTCCTTCAGGAAGGAGGATATGGCAGGGAACAAGCCTCGGAGCAACATGGGATCACCTACAGTTTCAGACCTCCAGGGTCACCTCCAGGGTCCCATCCCAGCTGCCAATGAGCATCACACACG AGTGCGAATGAAGGCTATGGAGCAACAGATTGCCAGCTTGACTGGTCTTGTTCAGCATGCACTTTTAAAGGAGCCAAACACTAGTGGCACCAAGGAGCTACTAAG TGAGAGACCCCCGAAGACATCATCTCCAGCCCACAGTGCACATAGCTCAG GTGGTTCCCCAGTCTTGGCTCCCAAGAGCAGTAGAGCTCCATCAGACAAGGGCCCAGTTCCTCTCAAAGTCAACCTCCTGCAGTTCAGGAAGAATGTTTCTGACCTCAGGATGCAACTCCATCAGATGAAACAGCTTCAG CTCCAGAACCAGGAGGCTTTAAGAGTCCAGCTGAAGCGGGCCGAGCAGGAAATCAGTGTTAGACTCGCTGAGGCCATGCGGGGTCTGGAGGACCCTGTGCAGAGGCAGAGAGCTTTGGTGGAAGAGGACAGGCACAAGTACTTGGGTCTGGAGGAGCATGTCCTCATACAGCTAGG CGAATTGGAGCAGTATGTCGGCTCTCTGCAGAAAGTCTCCGCAGAGACACACCGAGTAGTGACCCTGAAGGATTTGGAGGAGGGAGCGGTGACTCTGAGGAAGGTGGGAGAATCTCTGGCAGGGCTCAAAG GAGAGTTCCCAGCCCTACAAACGAGAATGGGGTCGGTGCTCAGGGTAGAAGTGGAAGCTGTCAAGTTTTTGAAGGAGGAGCCTCATAAACTGGATAGCATGCTGAAAAGGGTCAAGAGCCTGACTGATACACTCAGCAGTCTGAAAAG ATGTGCTATTGAGGGCCCTCAGAAAGGACCTGATCCCTCTGCTAATGTCCAAGTGGACAACAGcctttcagcagcagcagaagcccTTGCAGAAGCTGGCTCCACATCCGCCCCACTGGAGCCCCAGAGCTCCACTATCAAATCAGAGGTGATGCCTGCCTCTCCGGTGGTCATCCATCATGTCCAGAGCTCCCGGGTCCACATGCAACAGTCCCAGCAGTCTGCAGCATTGACAGTACAGCCGAGCCCACCGCTCACTCCCAGCCCCTCTCACACCCCCAGTCCCAACCCGAGCAAGAGTCAAGGCTGGGAATCTCCCAACGGGGCAGCCTCGGATCCACCGAGTCCTGGCCATCATAAGAAGCCACAAGGGTACCCAGTGAATAATGGCAACGGCACAGGTCTTGTCATAGAGGAGCTCCAGAACAGTCAGGACAAGAGCAAAAACAGAGCCCTGTGCATAAAG GCAGCAGAGAAGGAGTGGGAAGAGAGGAGGCAGAACATGGGTCATTATGATGGAAAAGAGTTTGAAAAGATCCTCCTGGAGGCCCAGGCCAACATGATGAAGGGCATTCCCAGTCTAGATGTGCAAGAGAACCCAGCACTTCACCCTGCTGTCACCGCAGAACAAGCAGACATCCATAAGCCTGTGGAGTCACCCACAG agGAACCCCTGTCTATGCCTAAGTCTGATGAATCAGGCAAAAAGGGGCCTCAGAAACCTACAAATCCTCTGTTGGAGAAACCAGCCAAACCTGCACTGGAGAGACCCTCGAAGACTGCCACTAAGCCAGCTCCCACTGAAAGTTTTACAAAGCAAGGGACTGAAAAGTCCATTAAGTCCCCACCGCCACCTCCTCCAAGGAAGACCTACTCCAGCTCGAGCTCAGGTATGACCACCACACGCTCTGGCGAAGTGGTCTACACCAGCAGGAAGGAGTCCATCTCGGCACAG GAGGGTGAAGTGGACCCTCCACCTCAAAGTCCCCAACCCAAGCCCAACAAGGTGCCACCGGAGACCAAGCCGAAGCCAGCCACCCCTCCCCCCATCACTGCTTCAGTTAtcggagaggaggaggatgaaggggACAAGATCATGGCAGAGCTCCAG AGCTCAGAGCCCACTCGAGAGGATAAAGACCCAGACACAGATGAAAATGGGAATACTACTGTCCGACAGAGCCAAGGG GTCATATACTATGTGACTGGCCAGATTCCCAAAGAGCCACCCCCGTCAGGAACGGAGGAAACCCCCGAACACCGAGAGCCCACACAACCTCCATCACAGGTGTCAAATGTCAATGTTAATGACAATTCTTCAAGCCAGCAGCAGCCACCACTGTCTCCACCACCCAAATCACCCCCACCTATATCACCTAAACCTGTGGGACTGAAAGGATTCAAACTTCCAAGGAAGCAAGTTAAACGCTCCGAATCCTTGAAGACCAGTGCAGAAAAGGAGAAGGGGAAAATTCTCAATAAaattaacaatgaaaagaaaagtaaagtcaTCCAGAAACATGTTTCTACCAGTGAGAATATAATACCTGAGCCTGTGGCTATCACACCACCCAGTACTATAAGAGAGGTGCCTAAAAGTTCTGTGGCTCTTAGTGAGGACATTGATCCACTTAAAGCTAACTGTGAGGAGGGTAATGACGAGGCTAGTCTTAGTCCTGACTTACCTGGAGAAGAGGCACCTCCACCCCCTGACAACATAGCATTTATGATCACTAACACCAAAGTTCAGGCCCTGTCCTGTGGCGAGTACCAAGAACTGGTCAATGCCAAGAAAGGAAGTGTCCAGACTGTTACTGTGGGGAGCGCCACTAACCAAGCGTACAGCACAGCGGATCACAATGGGCCACAGGACAATGGCTTTAACAAGAAGCCTGTCATCATCATTTTTGACGAGCCCATGGACATCCGTTCAGCGTACAAGCGCCTGTCCACCGTCTTTGAATGTGAGGAGGAACTGGACAGAATGCTCGCAGCAGAGTGCATCGAGGAGGAGAGTGAGGAGTCTGACACGGAGAGGAGTGGTGGCCCGCAGGTTAAAGCGGGAGGGACTGAGGTGGTTGATGGCATAAATGTCAGCACGTCACAGGTCACTGCAGATCACTTTGACATATTAccctcatcttcatcttcaatCTTGGAATCAAATGGTGACGCCAAGCAAGATGTTAAGAAGAAGTTCAAGTTTAAGTTCCCTAAGAAACAGCTGGCAGCACTGACCCAAGCAATTCGCACGGGCACCAAGTCAGGCAAGAAGACCTTACAGGTGGTTGTGTATGAAGATGAGGAGGAACCTGACGGTACTGTCAAGCAGCACAAAGAAGCAAAGAGATATGAGATCACACGTTCAAAGTCCTTGGCAGACGCTCCCAAGGCAACCGGCTCAGTTGCGCTGAAGAGACAGAATTCCGACTCCCTCTACAGGACGGATGAGATCCGGAAGAACACCTACAAGACACTGGACAGCCTGGAGCAGACCATCAAGCAGCTGGAGACCACTATCAGTGAGATGGGACCATGCTCCCCTGGGGAGCCAGTCTGCACAGAGGAAGCTAAAGCAGGGAATGGGAAAAGCTCAGAAGGAGTGGGGCTGAAGAGGTCTTCCTCTCTCCCTACCTCCAGAGCGTCAGGCCCTAAGGTACCCAGCAAAAACTTTTTGCAGAAGAAGCCAAAACCTCAGCTCCTTCCTCGCCCTGTAGTCATCCctactaccaccaccaccaccgtcCCCAGTGTCCCCAGCACCGTACAACAg ATCCCATTGCAGAACACCAGTGTCGCTTCCCCTACTAGTCGGATGCCCGTCCCTTTGTCTGCGAAGTCCAGGCAGTCGCCGGGTACTACTGACAAAGCAGGAAAACAGCAAAAACTGCAGGACGCTCAGAGGCAGTTCCGACAG GCTAACGGAAGTGCTAAAAGAGTGGGAGGGGATCATAAAACTACTTCCCCTACTATACCCACCTCTAAAATCCCTGCTTTTTATCCTAGCTCTACTAAAGGCAGCTCCCAGTCCGCACCAAACTCAGATGCTACTAATCCCATtaactcttcctcctcctcctcctcctcctcttcctcctctgtgacAAAGTCATCCCTCCTGTCCTTTCACACTCCTCGTTCCGGTTCCCAACCCTCCTCCCACATCCCTTCCCTTTCTAACGGATCCCTCAAACTCCCCACACCCTCACAGCACACAGGTAAAGCTCTGTCGTTCTCCTCGCAGACTCAGAATGGTCGAGTGCACTCCTCCTCTTcattctcctcctcatcctcctccccctcccctctgtcGCCCACACCTTTGGGCCCAGGTGGAAAGAGCATCCGCACCATACACACCCCCAGCTTCACCAGCTACAGGTCCCACAACGGCAGCAGCGGCAAATCCTGCATCCCAACAGCCACAGCAGCTAAGGACACCACCTAG